DNA from Brachyspira aalborgi:
TTTGCCAAAGTTATTATATCCGCTTTTAAATTATAATGCTCCGAGCATAAAAATTTTCCCGTTCTACCGATTCCAGTTTGAACTTCGTCTATTATAATTAAAATATCGTTTTTATCGCAATATTCTCTAATGGCTTTAACATATTCTTTATTTAAAGGAATTACTCCGCCTTCTCCTTGAATAAGCTCCATTATTATCGCGCAGGAATTATTTTTTAATTTTGAAATCGTGTCTTTCAAATTATTTGCTTCAGCGAATAAAAATCCTTCCAAAAAAGGAAAAAAGAAATTATGAAATACATCTTGTCCAGTCGCCGAAATTGTAGCCATAGTTCTTCCATGAAAAGAATTTTTTAAAGAAACTATATTATATCTTTTAGCGTTTTTTCCATATTTTATAAAAGAATATTTTCTTGCGCATTTTATAGCCGATTCGTTTGCCTCCGCTCCAGAATTTGCAAAAAATACTTTATCGAATTTCGTTATAGAGCATAATTTTTCGGCAAGTTCTATATAAGGCTTATTGTAGTATAAATTTGAAGTATGTTGCAATTTATTTAATTGATTATTTATAGCCTTTATCCAATTTTTATTATTATAACCTAAACTATTTACTCCTATTCCGCTTCCCAAATCAATATATTCTTTTCCGTCAGAATCTTTTAATTTAGAACCGTTTCCCGATTCAAGTAATAAATCAAATCTTGCATAAGTATTCGCCACATATTTTTTACTTTTTTTTATATATTTTTTTTTAATATTATTTTTTTTATCGCTTTTATTTTTCATTTTAATTATCCTTTTTAAAATTAAAATTTATTCTTTATAAAACATAGTCCCAATTCCTTCGTCAGTAAACATTTCTATCAAAATAGAATGAGGAACTCTGCCGTCAATAATAAAAACTTTATTTACTCCGTTTTTTACAGCGTTTATGCAATGCTGAACTTTAGGAATCATTCCTCCAGAAATATTTCCGCTGTCGATTAATTTGTCTATGCTGTTAACTTCGATTTTGCTTATTAAAGTTGATTCGTCTTCTTTATCTTTCAAAAGTCCCGCGGTATCCGTCATAAATATAAGAGTTTCTGCATTAACTTTTTCCGCTATTTTTGCAGCAGCCGTGTCGGCGTTTATATTATAAATATTTCCTAAACTATCGCATCCTACTGTCGCAATTATAGGTATATATTTATTATTTATAATTGTTTCAATTAAATTTGTATCAATATCGTCTATCTCTCCGACAAATCCCAAGTCTTCTTTTTTATGTTTGCTTACTTTAAACATATAATCGTCTATTCCGCAAATTCCGATTGATTTTCCTCCGCAATTTTGAAGAAGCGAAACCAAATCTTTATTTACTTTTCCCGCAAGAACCATTTTTACTATTTCGGCGGTTTCTTTATCGGTATATCTTAAACCGTTTATAAATTTCGATTCCTTTCCTATTTTTTTTAACATTTCGGTTATATCTTTTCCTCCGCCATGAACTACTATAACTTTAATTCCCAAAGTGGAAAGCAAAGCTACATTATGCATAACGCTTTTTTTAAGTTCGGGATTTTCCATAACGCTTCCGCCGTATTTTACTACAACCGTTTTATCTTTATACTTTTGAATATAGGGCAATGCATGATTTAAAATAA
Protein-coding regions in this window:
- the argB gene encoding acetylglutamate kinase — encoded protein: MENIEIKNKDKAFILNHALPYIQKYKDKTVVVKYGGSVMENPELKKSVMHNVALLSTLGIKVIVVHGGGKDITEMLKKIGKESKFINGLRYTDKETAEIVKMVLAGKVNKDLVSLLQNCGGKSIGICGIDDYMFKVSKHKKEDLGFVGEIDDIDTNLIETIINNKYIPIIATVGCDSLGNIYNINADTAAAKIAEKVNAETLIFMTDTAGLLKDKEDESTLISKIEVNSIDKLIDSGNISGGMIPKVQHCINAVKNGVNKVFIIDGRVPHSILIEMFTDEGIGTMFYKE
- a CDS encoding aspartate aminotransferase family protein, whose product is MKNKSDKKNNIKKKYIKKSKKYVANTYARFDLLLESGNGSKLKDSDGKEYIDLGSGIGVNSLGYNNKNWIKAINNQLNKLQHTSNLYYNKPYIELAEKLCSITKFDKVFFANSGAEANESAIKCARKYSFIKYGKNAKRYNIVSLKNSFHGRTMATISATGQDVFHNFFFPFLEGFLFAEANNLKDTISKLKNNSCAIIMELIQGEGGVIPLNKEYVKAIREYCDKNDILIIIDEVQTGIGRTGKFLCSEHYNLKADIITLAKGLGGGLPIGAMLMNKKCSDTFTAGDHASTFGANPVICSGALEILKTLDKNFLKEITKKGKYIKDNLKKLDNVKSVDGIGLMLGIELKEGLNAREIVEKCISKGIIPLTAKNKIRLLPPLNISKKDLEKAIRILSEVLR